The Theobroma cacao cultivar B97-61/B2 chromosome 2, Criollo_cocoa_genome_V2, whole genome shotgun sequence genome includes the window tttataatctcaccaccctcaattccccacattcaggttcgggatagccggtagatagccgattgcatcaaggacttcagttagccttgcattgtcaaaattatagattcacagactcgcatcttattggttagttgggggcccacgtgtcattgtaaaagtaattttatactttagttatctgatttaaaatatgtatgaacatatttagcttttacaccatgtttttggcaaGTTTTGGtattatcgaagaaaaatgatgaaaatgcccttgtgagccagaaaataatattttattattttgatttggaaacgacttatgatttcttgaaatgcaagatgtAATAattgtcgctcaccggggagatgtagaagctgatgctaagccttgcagggtttcgaTCGGTATTCGGGGTAATAAGTGTCTATCGGGATGTCGCGatggttgtcatgggcccgatgggagttccgagtcgtgacataACATTTGTCAATGTAAGCAATGGGGTAAGTTTTATGGTTCCCATATGAGTACTTACAACCCTAGCTTTATTTGGGAGTTATACATAAGAATTGGAAACTAGTTTTGCAGAGATAAAATTGTCAATAGTATAAGAAATGTGATTTGTAGCCCTTGTATCTACAATCCAGAATTTGTGATCTACCattaaatttctcaaatacCTAAACTTGTATGGAAGGTTATTGGCAGTATGAAAACAAGTATGACTAGATACAATAGTTGCAAAAGCAGAATTCACCAAAGAATGTTTGTTTTGTTGACTGGTATTAAGAATGTCTTTACCATCATCAATGCTAATGCCATTCTCATTTAGAAGAGTCATCAACTTACTGATTTGCTACTTAATGAGTGACATCTAGGATATGGTGTTAGATCTAGTCATCTCTTCTTCTTGCTTAGGTTGTATGTCTTTTATGGTAGTAACATTATTGACTGATTTTCCTCtcttaaaagtattttttcctttgttaaaCTTGAAATCCTCAGGAAAGCCTATCAACCTATAGCATTTCTCCTTGAGATGCCCATTTTTATTACAATGAGAACAAATCATGtctttttaaaactttttcttctcttcaatTACTATATTCATAACAGATGAATCCAACAAAAGTTGAGATTGCACTAGCATGTTCGTCTGTGCTTCTTCCATCAATACTAAACTATAGACTTTATCCAAAGAAGGAATAGGATCTAGCAGTATAATTTGTAACCTTATTGcagaatatgattcatttaaatcattcaaaaatcGAAATACTATATCCTTATGATATTGAGTAGTATACTTCTTAAAACATTCAGGATTGCATTTATCACATTTACACTATGGCAGAAGTCAATAATTCCTCATTTCTTCCCATATTCCCTTTAGTTCTATGAAGTATAAATCTACTGACTTATTACCTTGAGTAACATTACTAAGAGAATACTACAAATTATAGACTTTTGTGCTATTAGGCTATGAAAAATTCTACCTTAAAGTGTTCCATAACTCTATTGCAGATTCCATGTAGAAAATGGTTAAAGCCACTGGTGGAGCAATTGATTCTAACAATCATGCAACAATCAGATTGTTACATCTAGTCAATGATGCAAACAGAGAATCCGTTGAAGTTAGTTTGGTAATGGTTCTATTTAGAATATCTTATTTCTAATTGAAAtagctaaaaaaaaagatttgcTCCAAGGTACATAATTGGTTCTACTGAGCTTAAAAGTAATCACTACTGATCTTGGATGATCAGAGtgatgaaaaaaataagaagacTAAGGATTTTCAACAGGTGATAAGATTGACTTAAAAACTGTTGATTCCACCATTGATTCAATAGATTTTGcacaattataaattatttttccactACTAACAAGTTTCAAGCTATCAACAAAAGAACACATAATAAATCTTAAGATTAATCAAAACATTCAAGAACCCTAACCTTGAGttgctttgataccatgttCAAACATGTAGAAAAGTTGAGAAAAGTTGAGAGGAAAACCAAAGGAAGGAAGAGAAATTGTAATTCTCATTAACTAGATTAGTTTTTGTAATAGTATCTATATTCACTTGATTGACCAATAGAAAAGCAGCTAACTAACAGCTAAACTAACCAATTAACTAAGTAAGTGGTAAAAGTACCTTAACCAACTAACCACAGTAAATGAAAACTAtacaattaatataaataacctATATAGCAACTTCTACTTTATGATTAATatgtttaaaaacaaatctctctctctctctcacacacacacacatatatttCAATTgtgctaaaaaaataaaaattttaacttaacttcaaaaaggaaaagaaattacatttcgatataaaaaaaattcaagttcaTTTATGTCCTTAAGCCCATTAAATTAGACCCAACTAACCTTAACCATCtgataataagaaaaaaattgagtcGCCAGATTTTAAAGGTTAGAAAATCACCTATTTTTCGATGGTTTTTTTTCACACTCCCATCTCTTGTCGCACTCCGACTTCTCTAAAATCTCACTCTCTCCTTCCCACCTCCATCTAACCATAACTCGTGACTCACCTGGGTGTGGTTTTGTATATTACTAGATTGGTGCCCTATTATActtggtttctctttttttcaaatatttatgataaaataattttaaattaaaatattaaaaataatgataaaaataataaaaaataataaatttaaatttaaagtaatataaataataatagtagtaataagttaaaaaataattatttaattttatccaaaactTCCACTAGACATGAACTTCATTCAACTTCTTTTGATGTTTCAACTTGTCTTGATGCTTAAGGATTAGATTTTGGAGTTCAAGAAAACTCTTTGCTTGCTTTTCCAGAAAGTGTCCGTGCCTGTTATAAAGAAGCTCTTGGTTAATTAAGATTGTCTCCTTtagttttaaacttttttcgtcaatttcttttgttctatatctttataattatttagaaTTAATACATCCTGTGAAAATAATATTGGGATCCCAAAACTTTTGGTGAGtgcttattaaaattttcaattatttatgttattttcattcttaccctttaaaataatttcataaacTAATTCATGCATAAGAAATAGatttaaatagataaaataaaaaaatgaagataaaaacAATGGGCTTGAAAACACCTCCATTATTAATAAGTTTAACCCAAATCTGCAAGGCCGAAAGCTTATCAGTGTTTGGGCTTAGGTGGACCCGACCCACATCTTCTTTTCCCATTTTTGGTTTATCATTAACTAAAACGACATAGCTTTGGTCTTCTTCTAAAATCTAAAGCCTAATCCTAActagaaactttttttttttttgcttcatcttcttctcccTCTAACCCTAATTGTTAATGCCTTTGCTCTTTGTGTGAGGGTGAGGCATTTGTGCATTCACGAGAGGTAATATGGATTCGGTTGAAATAAGCAGTTATATTCCTCCGCCAGAATTCGTGGAAGATTCGTCGGAGCAACTTGTCGATCTTACTTTGTCGGAGTCTACAGAGCTTTTCCTCATTCAATGGCCTCTTCATCAAGTACCattcctttttcacttcccatatgctcttttctttctttttcttttattgttgtTGATCAATTTGAACTCAATTTAGGGACTTCAATACTTTTGCGTTGTTTTGTTGTGGCTGTTGCAGCATCCTGAAATTAATGGCAAAGAATTTACTCTTCAGCTCGGTCCTGATGGAAAGTTGGGCAGTCTTATAGATTCTGCTggtaattatttatatttttttggtgCAATTTTGTTCGGGCTGAACTAgatttttctatattttgtGTTGAAGCAATACTATGATTTATTTACAGTCACTTAAATATGGCAGGAAAAGCATATGATTTTGTTAGCAGTGCATCTCAAGAGCCGGATGCAACAGTTATCTTATCCTCTGCATCAGAGTCCAAAATCGGTATTACATTTTGTAAATTCGTTTTGCTTACATTCAAACTATATGATGCCTATATACTGCCATCAACACTAAACAGATTcttataaaaattgaaaaagaaaaagtatgaaAGTTGACTTGGACCTCCCAAACAAACAATGTCatgattatatgcttgatATAGGCAGGTTACTTTTTGGTATCTCATGTTTCAGTTTCATACGGACAATTAATTGCCTTGTCCTTTGAATTAGACACTTGGAGCTTAAATTCTGATGGAAACCAGTCACGTTTGTCTGTTTCGACTGACCAAATTTGTCTTCCTATTATAAGCTATCAAACTGGTGTTTTAATGTACTCAGACCTTGTTACTCATCCAGGTGGTTGAATTCGATCTATTTTACAAGGCtgttaatattttgaaatggttttatgtAACTAGAGGCTTCATTTTGGGAATGgttgatattattatttcatgCATAGATCTTGCATGTGTTTGTAATGCATTTGTTCTTTAGGCTGATTGTTACTCAGTTAATTAATGATCTTAGTATAAGTTATCGCTATtcatctctattttttttttgctgagAGTCACAAAATAAACCTCTACCTCATTGATCTAGTGTTCATTTTGTctgctttttgttttctattagATTATTTGAGGAATATGGTTGAGCACaatttgataataataattactGTTGTCTGTGTTTTGGCCATATTGTGGCATGGTTGTGATAGTGATGATTAAACTATTTCGAATTTTGTTCTGTATTCCAAATAAAGTTTATGCATTTCCCTGATATATATTTCTCTCTTTAATAGTTGGGAAGATTTCACGGCGTGTTTCTCTTGTCCATTACATGGAGCCTGAAGAATATGAAAAACTCAGTTCTGACAAGAGACTGATGTATCAGAAATCATCTGGATCCTTAACGGCTAATTCTTCCAATCCTTTTGTAACTCCTATGCCTATCAAAGGACGGAAAAACTCACAGTCTTGGGGGCGTACTGTCAGCACACATAGTAGTAGACATAAAAGTACTATCTCTGGAATCAATGAACTATCCAAGccttcaaaaagaaaacaggATCGTGAATCTACTGGATCCTTGAACCAGTCAGCACAGAGTCATGGGACAACTCCATTTTCAGGGTCATCAGAGCATAGAATTGCCCTTGACCGAACATCTATTTTTTCAGGGCGCTCAGAGCCTTCTCACAAAGgtaaatcaaaaaagaaagcaaaaaatgAGTAGTAATGTCCCTGACATTCTCCCACTCGTCTCATCTATCTACatattttttccttcttcttatttttactttatatatgCCTATTTCTTGACATTGAGTTTATCAaagttactctatttttccttATGCTTGCAATAGAAAATATCATCGGCACTTTAGGCTTCTTGATCGTAGagattttctcttcaatttcaACTGTCAAGACAAGTGAAGAGGCTTCTTTGAATCCTTTTTGTAATGCAATATTACATACATAATCTAATGTTCATTTTGGTGTAGTTCAGGTCTTTTTATCTGTTTGGAATTTTCAACTTAATGCTTGGTTTTGTGGCAGCTTGCTGGTGTTTCCAACTCTTAAGACCCCATTTGGTATGAGGAATGTGACTCACATTCCTGGGATTGTTATTgggaaaataatattaccatGTTTGGTCTGACTTAAACCCTCTGGGAATGTGATTGCCACAGGGAGAGTTGGCAAAGTTACTTTCCCATTGCTTGGACCAccttctctctttcctttattttcccTCTTCTCTTTCTATCACTAACTTACAGCTGCTCAGccccttttctctctctagatgCAGATTCCGGTGATCTGCCATCATCCATCACCATTGCCAGTGttccaaaaaagaaagcactttttcctctctctctcttgtcTACCTTTTAATCAGTTTAGTTTTCCATAAAATCCTCTCTTTTtcctacttttttttttcattaaaaaaaaaccataaatCTAACTGTCGGCTGGCCccaatttcttcttcctctcccTTGACTCTTTGTTTTTCTGGCAGCAATTACTTTCTCCCCTGCCATCACTGAGTATTTGTTCTATAATATGGTTATGGTTATGGCCTTATGTAGTCATTTGTCTGTACAAGAACTCTTTTCACGAATCAAAATAGAGCAACTAAAGTGAAAGGAACTTTTGCTTACCTGCTAAAGTGTGACAGAGTGCCTAATTGttgtaaaaattcaaatatctACCTTTGATTTCAGACCCAAATCTTTTGAGGATTTCAGGCTTCCTTTTCTTGCAACTTTTCTCTTGATCCTATACCATCAACTCAAGGTTTACTTTCGAATTTGTTTACAAGACCATTTCTTCAGACTGCAAGTAATTTATATACTAGGTAGAATTAGCTTCTTCTAAGTATGAACATATGCTATAAATTATCCCGTTGCTATTgactcaataaaaaaatttgcttTCATGTTAAAAAGATCATAAATATGCACGGACAGTAGGATCAAGAAGGGTTTAAATACGCAAAGGGGGAGCTAGCCATTGAGCACAGTGACTTGCTTCTTTGCATTTGTGAATCTTTACGAGCATTAACTTTAGGAGGTGATCATTGAGAAAATAACATTATAGTATTTTGTATACTGATTATCAAACATTATCTGAAGGTACTCTCTTCCTTTTGCTTGCcttgtttttcttgaaaaacCTTAATATAAGAAAGCAGTTTCTCATCTTACCTGAACTAAGATTATTGTTTGGCTCAATTTTTGGTTCATCTCTGAAATTACTTAAGGGGATTATGATTTTTCGAGTCTAGATAAGTGGGGAAAAAGGGGAGTTAAGTAAGGAGAGAAAATGATCGAGATCTGTGATATTCTACCCACCTCATCTTTTACTGATTTGGGATCTATGATATTTTACTTCACTTAATTGTGCAACATCTTCATTGCATTAGCTTTTTACCCGTAGAGAAGAGGGATTCTTATATTAGTTCAAGTCTATCTCGATCCTTGTATCTCTCATGTGATTCTACATCAATGAAGATCTAAGTCTGTTCTGATATCACTTGTCACTAATCatgtttccaactcaaaagaCATAACTGATAAGTGATGGAAagctcatatatatatataatcaagaCTTACATGTGAGATTTATAGGGTTGTCAACGGATAAAATATCTAGTAATCTTGAGGTGCCTTAATCTGAACTCAATTAATAAGTAGGGTACACAAACTTTACAACTATCCaattatttttagaatttcCTATCCAAATTCAAATTACCTTACTCACTACTTGTTAACTACTTGAACTTGTTTAAATACCCTattgtataaaaaaatttattaatctcTTTAAGGGTACCCAACTACTCGAACTTGtataagataataattatatttcatatttcaCATCCATACAATTCATTaataattacatttataaaagtaaacaaacattaaaattaaaattgaaacaattaattattttcaaaatatttcaaataaaaattttaataaaaataaataaataaatctacaTAATCGGATTCGAATATCAAATATCGAGTATTCAATTGGTGATAATTGTACTCTACCTGAATCCGAAAAGAGTAATACAACTGATAGCtataggtttttgtttttttttttaaataagaaaagtcAAGTCgtcaaattaattgattttaactACTTTGCTGTTATGGACCATAGCATCTAATGTGTTTTAGTAAATGAAATAAAGATGATAAGGTCAATGCATGAGTTGAGTTGGATGATCTTAATTACAGTTGGGTTCATCTTCATCCACCTGATTTACActtaaaatgtcaaaattggAACTCcattctaaaattttgaattccaaatttaatgatttgatTGCCAACCCAAAGGAATTACTAGCAAAATTGTAccaatttatctttaaaaaaagacagatttgttttaaaacatttattctGATTTAATTCttgtcatttattttttttcattttttaatttttatatgtaaataattgactttttaaagattttaattaagaaaattgagATTAAAGTCAAATTTCTCACTATATTTTAAAccaatattgaatttttatcattactttaatttcaataaagtttattactctacttttaattttattgaatttttaatataaaacaacgaaattaatgatttatcaattttattaaaaaaatatttataaaatactcaaattttttattttttaaaagaaatcaccggaattaaaaataaaataacacaattcaaccaaatgaaaccATAGTAATGATAAATTTCACCTTAATCTCAAAAAATTTGCATatcaattgaaagaaaaaaaaaataggctTGTTGATTTGAGTTGTAAGTTATATAATATGGAGGAACGCCAACGCGTGTAAATGTGTAATAAATACGAGCCTAGCTTTAGAGGGTGGCGCTTGGGAGTTAGCCGTCAAACAATAACATCCATTTAAGATTTGGGACGAGTTTTTAATAATATCTGAAGCAACTCTGACGTGTAGGCATAATTTTGCAAATGTCTTACCGTGTCAATTTGTGTTACTGATTTTACGGGTAATATGAATATTTTGCAATTGTTTGATCAACATACAACATACTTATCTCATGTCATAACTATTTAGGCGAAACCTAATCCTCCTTCAGCAATATAAGATTGGCTTAAATCGGTCGGTCATTCATCCGTTTCAATGTCTATCATTTTCACTTTGACATTTCTATTAATAATCTTTTATTGTTAACCAATGACCGAACAGGCTATCGATCTAATTGTCTACtccaattatatatatatatataattatatatatatataattatccAATCATGTAATTGATAATCCATGCTTCACTCGTTTACTAAATAAAAAAGCATAATAAGAATAACGTCACATCAATTTGGTCATATAATATAGAAAAAGTATATTATCCataagtatttaaaaaaatttaaataaatttttatttttttattttaaatcaaataagtttttataactaattattatcttaatcaataaatcatttgtaattttttgtcttatgaaattgatgtgacatgttaaaatattataattaatgatgatataaaatattaaaatatcataattgatgaaaatctgaaatgttaatttgatatgataatattattatatgaCATTTTTTACCTTTAACGTTAATGTCATGTCACtttcatatgaatataaaatgataaatagtatttaaattaatatcaattaataaatcattagtgataaggatttatttgatctgaaataaaaatataagacttgattgaatgtaatagaagaataagaatttatttaaatttttttgaatagtttaTGTGCTTATTTGAGTATTATGCTTGTAGAAAAATATCTAATGTATtgtattaaaagaaattaaatgtGATACCTAAACTTTTATTCTATCTATAAATATGCTTCTATGTCTAGcatctttaaaaaaatctagAGACTAGTTAATAGAACAATTAAAACCCTTCATAAATCCAAATAAATGTTAAATCTCTTTGGATTGATGAATGCGATGGACACTTggcaaacaattttaaaatgttaaaaattttaaatttttccttttgtaaaataaaagcacaaaattttaaaaattaattttcaaaaaattttcttttcttctttttcctttactttctttccttctctctcctCTCCTCCCTCTTCTCCCTTCATGTTAGGTCGGATCTGACCAATACCAACTACAACTAGCCAGAAGAGGCCCGATCTGACGTCGGAATGACCAATATGACCTTCAACAGGGCGAAATTGAGCTCAAGTAATTGGATCTATGTTGAACCAAGCCGATTTTGGCCATAGCGGTGCAGATCTAGCCTTAGCTGGTTAGATCCAATCGAATAATGGCTAGATGCAGCCAGCGCAACTTGACATGAGGGATATCGAGTGAGAAATGGGAAAAAAGGCAATTTTTTAGAACCTTTTTTacttgcttttcaaaaaataaaatttacattttaatttttaaaaaatgaaaatatttacttatttatttttgttaaactATGCAATTAATCTgtatattttatgaaaaatataaatttactccatatacaataattcatgtaaattaagtttttatatattttcatttattaatttcaatccAAAATTAACATAATTGAATATGCTGATGTagtattttaatcaaatttattgattatgtGCTGATAAGACATGATCATGATGATGTGGTACTGATCCGAAATGACAACAAGTTTATGCTAACATGACGAAAATGTTGAAATGGATAAAAACTCTCcaaattttaactcaaaacACTTTAACcctaaattaaatgaaattaaacaaagaaaaaattaaggaaaaaggtaaaaaaaaaagaaaagaaaagaagaagctaACAACCGAACAAAAATTGAGTAACTTGACTCATCTCATAATAGTAGAATTTGATGTTTCAATGtctttttaaaattgtaaCAATACCTCATTGacaaaatcatttaataaaGAAGATGGAGCATTACTTGAGATTGGGTAAAGAAGTAAAGATAAATATAACGCATTGTCTCTGCATTATTCTAACCTCTTCATAGCTGATGTTTGTTGGCTTTTGATGATTCGTGATATTCTGGTTGTTTGGATTTCTTTCCTTCTGCTTGTGCACTAGCCATTTTGGAATCATGGCTATTGTTGTGACAGTTGCAAGGCtggcattttttttcttttctttttcattgtgCTTGGGGCCTTTGGGTGTCTTTTACAGGTTTCCCGGTTGTGTTTATGGTCTTCctcttgttcttgttttttgttctttctctcttaattcttttgataatttcatttaaaattttgaaaaaagaaaattttttaaaatatatattataaaatttttaattttaaaaatatttttttaaaaaaattttcattaatgaAAGTATGCCACTTATATACCATGTGACTATCCAAATTTTGTTAGAACACCTACTTATTTAGATCCTAGAAACTTGAGATTTaacctaaatttttttttatatgaaagggaatataaaaattcaattacacCAATATGGGCCAAGCAATGTGCAATGAGTCAGaaaatggaattgaattgatACTAGATGGTGGATGATCATAAATATGTAATCCTACAAGTGGGTTGTCATGGCTGGTGGCTAGTTAATCGGCGCATTGATTCGCTTCACGATGAACGTGAGATATGGTGCAGTTCCAAAAGTGATGTAACaacttcttaatttttttgatgatgTTGCCATTTAGATCAAGCTAAGAATGGGTTGATAAGTTCTGGATAGCCAAGAGAAAGTCAGATTCCACGTGGACTTTTCTATAACCTTTGTCCCAACAATATTGCAGTCCCTAATATAGATCCCATAGCTCTATTGTTAAGGCAAAGGAAATGCCTAAC containing:
- the LOC18608822 gene encoding mediator-associated protein 2, which translates into the protein MDSVEISSYIPPPEFVEDSSEQLVDLTLSESTELFLIQWPLHQHPEINGKEFTLQLGPDGKLGSLIDSAGKAYDFVSSASQEPDATVILSSASESKIVGKISRRVSLVHYMEPEEYEKLSSDKRLMYQKSSGSLTANSSNPFVTPMPIKGRKNSQSWGRTVSTHSSRHKSTISGINELSKPSKRKQDRESTGSLNQSAQSHGTTPFSGSSEHRIALDRTSIFSGRSEPSHKGKSKKKAKNE